One stretch of Ananas comosus cultivar F153 linkage group 6, ASM154086v1, whole genome shotgun sequence DNA includes these proteins:
- the LOC109711885 gene encoding transcription termination factor MTERF4, chloroplastic has product MIRPLLRRKPSTLSLPIPNARALPYLPPTVPPVHGCGAAAASPPQPQQQQQQQPYSSKSSKFPEYEMPSVTWGAIQGRKERLVSRVVISDYLKSLGVVPDELEAVELPSTVDVMRERVEFLQRLGLTVDDLNAYPLALACSVRKNVVPVLGYLEKLGVPRARLADLLRAYPQVLHASVIADLAPVVKSLRGLDVERQDVPYVLQRYPELLGFKPEGTMSTSVAYLVGVGVRPRDIGPMVTQYPFFLGMRVGTALKPLVDYLDSLGLPKRILARIIEKRAYVLGYDLEETVKPNVQALLSFGVRKEALPSVIAQFPQILGLPLKAKLSAQQYFFSLKLKIDPDGFARALEKMPQIVSLSQNVILKPVEFLRGRAMPDDAVAKMVVKCPQLLALRIELMKNSYYYFKSEMKRPVHELFEFPEYFTYSLESRIKPRYQRVAVKGIRCSLDWFLNCSDQRFEERLQGDYIEGDAPGPSFIMGGKLEMPGSLLASDDDEESDDEILYRRTVSL; this is encoded by the exons ATGATCCGTCCTCTCCTCCGAAGAAAACCCTCGACGTTGTCCCTCCCGATTCCGAACGCTAGAGCCCTCCCGTACCTCCCCCCCACAGTCCCCCCGGTCCATGGCTGCGGGGCTGCAGCTGCAAGTCCCCcgcagccgcagcagcagcagcagcagcagccgtaCTCCAGCAAGTCCTCCAAATTCCCCGAGTACGAGATGCCGTCGGTGACGTGGGGCGCGATCCAGGGCCGCAAGGAGCGGCTGGTGTCTCGCGTGGTCATCTCCGACTACCTCAAGTCCCTGGGCGTCGTCCCCGACGAGCTGGAGGCCGTGGAGCTCCCCTCCACCGTGGACGTCATGCGCGAGCGCGTGGAGTTCCTGCAGCGCCTCGGCCTCACCGTCGACGACCTCAACGCCTACCCGCTGGCCCTCGCCTGCTCCGTCCGCAAGAACGTGGTGCCCGTCCTCGGCTACCTGGAGAAGCTCGGCGTCCCCCGCGCCCGCCTCGCGGACTTGCTCCGCGCCTACCCCCAGGTCCTCCACGCCAGCGTCATCGCCGACCTCGCCCCCGTCGTCAAGTCCCTCCGCGGCCTCGACGTCGAGCGCCAGGACGTCCCCTACGTCCTCCAGCGCTACCCCGAGCTCCTCGGCTTCAAGCCCGAGGGCACCATGAGCACCTCCGTCGCCTAcctcgtcggcgtcggcgtccgCCCCCGCGACATCGGCCCCATGGTCACGCAGTACCCCTTCTTCCTCGGCATGCGCGTCGGCACCGCCCTCAAGCCCCTCGTCGACTACCTCGACTCCCTCGGCCTCCCCAAGCGGATCCTCGCCCGGATCATCGAGAAGCGGGCCTACGTCCTCGGCTACGACCTCGAGGAGACCGTCAAGCCCAACGTCCAAGCGCTTCTCAGCTTCGGGGTGCGCAAAGAGGCCCTCCCCTCGGTCATCGCGCAGTTCCCGCAGATTCTAGGCCTTCCGCTCAAGGCGAAGCTCTCCGCCCAGCAGTATTTCTTCAGCCTTAAGCTGAAGATCGATCCGGACGGGTTCGCCCGTGCTCTTGAGAAGATGCCCCAGATCGTCAGCCTCAGCCAAAACGTGATCTTGAAGCCGGTCGAGTTCCTGCGAGGCCGCGCCATGCCCGACGACGCGGTGGCAAAGATGGTGGTGAAGTGCCCTCAGTTGTTGGCCCTCAGAATTGAGCTTATGAAGAACAGCTACTACTACTTTAAGAGCGAGATGAAGCGGCCTGTGCATGAGCTGTTTGAATTCCCGGAGTATTTTACGTACAGTTTGGAGTCCCGGATCAAGCCGAGGTACCAAAGAGTAGCGGTGAAGGGGATCCGCTGCAGCCTTGACTGGTTTTTGAATTGTAGCGACCAGAGGTTTGAGGAGAGGTTGCAGGGCGATTACATCGAGGGAGATGCGCCAGGGCCTTCTTTTATAATGGGTGGTAAGCTGGAAATGCCAGGTAGTCTCTTGGCGtctgatgatgatgaggagagTGATGATGAGATTCTCTACAGGCGAACTGTCTCACTCTA A
- the LOC109712055 gene encoding U3 small nucleolar ribonucleoprotein protein IMP3: MRKLKFHEKKLLKKLNFIEYKREGGHREALVTRRYLLTERDDYKKYSSICRMVQKLVNLLKQMDPRDPYRIEMTDMLLEKLYNMGVISTKKSLAKCDKLSVSSFCRRRLASVLVNLKFCEHLKEAVMYIEQGHVRVGPETVTDPAFLVTRNMEDFVTWVDSSKIKRKVLQYNEQLDDYDAMM, translated from the exons atgaggaagttGAAGTTTCATGAGAAGAAGCTCCTGaagaagttaaattttatagaatataAAAGAGAAGGAGGCCACAGGGAAGCTCTAGTCACACGCCGCTACCTCCTTACCGAAAGAGATGACTACAAGAA GTATTCAAGTATTTGTAGGATGGTACAAAAGCTTGTGAATCTCTTGAAGCAAATGGATCCAAGAGATCCTTACCGTATAGAGATGACAGATATGTTACTGGAAAAGCT TTACAATATGGGCGTAATTTCAACCAAAAAGAGCTTGGCAAAGTGCGATAAGCTGTCAGTAAGCTCATTTTGTAG ACGAAGGTTGGCATCAGTTCTGGTGAACCTGAAGTTTTGCGAGCATTTGAAGGAAGCTGTGATGTACATCGAGCAGGGGCACGTGCGAGTTGGGCCAGAGACGGTGACCGATCCAGCATTCCTCGTGACAAGGAACATGGAGGACTTTGTCACGTGGGTGGACTCTTCAAAGATCAAGCGGAAGGTGCTGCAGTACAATGAACAGCTGGATGATTATGACGCAATGATGTGA